The following are from one region of the Cyanobacterium sp. T60_A2020_053 genome:
- the folK gene encoding 2-amino-4-hydroxy-6-hydroxymethyldihydropteridine diphosphokinase has product MRATGAERDYIPCAIALGSNLGKSIEILNQAVKIIELTPEINLINCSQWYQTKPVGPPQPDYLNGCVTINTSFSPLELLDFLLNIETKFGRERKEKWGARTLDMDIIFYGNSIINLPQLKIPHPLMRERTFVLIPLAEIAPNWIDPVTNLTVQELLKNILLPVV; this is encoded by the coding sequence ATGAGAGCGACGGGCGCTGAACGAGATTATATTCCCTGTGCCATTGCATTAGGTAGTAATTTAGGCAAAAGTATAGAAATTTTAAATCAAGCTGTAAAAATAATTGAATTAACTCCAGAAATTAACTTAATAAATTGTTCACAATGGTATCAAACTAAACCCGTAGGACCGCCACAACCGGATTATTTAAACGGTTGTGTTACTATAAATACATCTTTTTCACCACTAGAATTATTAGATTTTTTGCTCAATATTGAAACAAAATTTGGTAGAGAAAGGAAAGAAAAATGGGGAGCAAGAACTTTGGATATGGATATAATTTTTTATGGTAATTCAATCATTAATTTACCTCAGTTAAAGATACCACATCCTTTGATGAGAGAGCGAACTTTTGTGTTAATTCCTTTAGCTGAAATTGCGCCTAATTGGATCGATCCTGTTACTAATTTAACTGTTCAAGAATTATTAAAAAACATTCTTTTACCTGTAGTGTAG
- a CDS encoding N-acetylmuramoyl-L-alanine amidase produces the protein MSKKLFINSLLFLVILGVITHNFWYPAPSAVAQNQSLKIVYPPDNHQTSAPRLFFIGSTTAGTKVLINGQEINTSKQGFFAPSFPLQIGQNNFTIRTNNQSITKIITRIANTPKAEELETLSPNLIYPNVDLARLPNELVCFHTSAPATATVKVELSQKTLNLTPTRDIVTLPPNSGILTANNEPNIINAQNWAKFQGCTTVTNNENPVMTMSYEGKTIVQNQVGKITTLNPSQLPVIAVSVPEGVARTGASTNHSRLTPLPQGTKAQVTGKEGEWLRLDYGGWIRANETQTLPTTVPPLATIRSVGYRGNNRGMEMIFPLTNPVPITIKQEDDRFILSLHNTIAQTDTIRLDDNPLIRRLDWQQVTPTRIDYTFHFKDSQQWGYDVRYEGNQLILSLNYPPRLTSNSLQGATILLDAGHGGTESGAVGPNGYTEKEVNLVVSKLIAEKLQGKGAKVILTRDKDEGRALGERVAMIRDTKPTLALSIHYNALPDNGDAEKTQGIGMFWYHPQAHDLAVFLHNYLTENLDRPSYGVFWNNLALTRPHSAPSVLLELGFMINPDEFEWIINPNEQEKLAQAIADAVSLWLQK, from the coding sequence ATGTCTAAAAAATTATTTATAAATAGTTTATTATTTTTGGTAATCTTGGGGGTAATTACTCATAACTTTTGGTATCCAGCGCCCTCCGCCGTGGCACAAAATCAGAGTTTAAAAATAGTTTACCCCCCCGACAACCATCAAACCAGCGCCCCTCGCCTTTTTTTCATTGGTTCAACTACGGCGGGAACAAAAGTATTAATTAACGGACAGGAAATCAACACCTCAAAACAAGGCTTTTTTGCCCCTAGTTTCCCTTTACAAATTGGTCAAAATAACTTCACTATTCGTACCAACAATCAAAGTATCACTAAAATAATTACTCGTATTGCCAACACACCAAAAGCAGAAGAGTTAGAGACATTGTCGCCAAATTTAATTTATCCTAACGTGGACTTGGCAAGATTACCCAATGAATTGGTATGTTTTCACACCAGCGCCCCTGCCACTGCCACCGTGAAGGTAGAATTAAGCCAAAAAACCCTAAATTTGACCCCAACGAGAGACATTGTCACCTTACCGCCTAATAGTGGCATTTTAACCGCTAATAACGAGCCAAATATCATCAATGCTCAAAATTGGGCAAAATTTCAGGGTTGCACCACCGTTACAAATAACGAAAATCCCGTCATGACGATGAGTTACGAAGGCAAAACCATCGTGCAAAATCAAGTGGGCAAAATTACTACCCTTAATCCCTCACAATTACCCGTTATCGCTGTTAGTGTACCAGAAGGGGTAGCGCGCACCGGTGCGAGTACCAATCATTCTCGTTTGACACCCCTTCCCCAAGGCACAAAGGCGCAAGTGACGGGGAAAGAAGGGGAATGGTTACGCCTTGATTATGGTGGCTGGATTCGTGCCAATGAGACGCAAACTTTGCCTACCACTGTACCCCCCCTCGCTACTATCCGCAGTGTGGGTTATCGTGGCAATAATCGGGGTATGGAGATGATTTTCCCCCTCACTAACCCTGTACCGATTACCATTAAACAAGAGGATGATCGATTTATCCTGTCGTTACATAATACCATTGCTCAAACCGATACCATTCGTCTTGATGATAACCCGTTGATTCGCCGTTTGGATTGGCAACAGGTGACACCCACACGCATTGATTATACTTTTCACTTCAAAGATTCTCAGCAGTGGGGTTATGATGTGCGCTATGAGGGTAATCAATTAATTTTGAGTCTTAATTATCCCCCCCGTTTAACATCTAATTCTTTACAGGGTGCTACTATTTTACTTGATGCTGGTCATGGTGGCACGGAATCGGGCGCTGTGGGACCTAATGGTTATACTGAAAAGGAAGTTAATCTGGTAGTGTCTAAGTTAATTGCTGAAAAATTACAGGGGAAGGGCGCTAAGGTTATTTTAACCCGTGATAAAGACGAGGGGAGGGCGCTGGGTGAGCGAGTTGCTATGATTAGAGACACTAAACCAACTCTCGCTTTATCCATTCACTATAACGCTTTACCCGATAATGGTGATGCTGAAAAAACCCAAGGTATCGGGATGTTTTGGTATCATCCCCAAGCGCACGATTTGGCGGTATTTTTACATAACTATTTAACGGAAAATCTGGATCGTCCTTCTTATGGTGTATTCTGGAATAATCTTGCCCTCACTCGTCCTCACTCTGCGCCTAGTGTATTATTAGAATTAGGTTTCATGATTAATCCTGATGAGTTTGAATGGATTATTAACCCGAATGAGCAAGAAAAGTTAGCTCAAGCCATTGCCGATGCTGTTAGTTTGTGGTTACAAAAGTAA